The genomic segment TGGCTCGCGATCTGGAAGTGTCTTTACAAACGCCTAAAGAAAACAATGACCTTAAGGCTTTTATGAAAGCGTACCGAAAGTTCGCCCATCTAAATCCGTTGCTCTTCAATGCAACTCAATATGGGATACGCTCGCGAGACCCCAATGTTTTAAAGGCCGCCCACCGAATTGTTGAACTGGCGATTCTGGCTTTGCAGGAGTACCGAATTTCTCAGGAATATCTGATCCATGCTGTAAGAACTTTGCGCAGTCTGCTCAATGGCTTTATAAATTTAGAATTAGAAGGTGGTTTTCAACGGAAAGAAAACACGGATCAATCCTTCACTGTCTTGATTGACTTTACTTTAAGTGGTTTGAAAGCCTTTAAATGATTTCTGCATCATAAAAAGACTGGGATGTGTTGACTGGATGTTCCACCTGACCCGTCCAATTTCGACACAGATTGCAAGCATCATTCTTTTTACAGGACCACCTTCCGAGCGCAAATTTAAGGAAGTTTCGCCTGGCCCCATGTTTGCTCTTCTTTAGTAAGCAACAACGAGAGAAAGTTCCGCGGGGGCGGAATATCAGATCTGAGGGTGGGTTGTGAGCCAAGTTGAAAGTAATGCTGAATCAGACGTAAAGTTCCCGGTGAAGATTTTGACATCTGTCTTGGCTGTTTTCACTTTGATCACCGTATCATATATAAACGCCTCTTGGGCGGTCCCGTCTCAAAAATGCTCTGTGCATCTATCTCATAAAGAAAATTTTCGAAAATTGAAATTGACTGCGAATTCCGATAGACAGTGTCAAAGTATGTTGTCCTCCTTAGAGGCTTCAGTTCTTCTCGGTGCAAAGGCCTGCTTGTTGTCTCAAAATGTATCTTCGCAAAAAGCAGACGAGCTTATTGCCACGAAAGTTTGCAGTACGGAGAAGGGGAGCAATCTTAAAGACATCTCTGCCGTCGCTGAAAAAATCAACGAACAAAACAATCTCACCGTTGCTGAGATGAATCAGGCAGCCAAGAAGAAGTATCAGGCCTTGTTGAACCAAAATGAGCTTGGGAATTGGGAGCGTTGTTTTACTGACTCGCAATCGCAAAAGTCTATGAAAGATTATTTGGCGAAACTTTCAACTGAACTTCCATCTGATAGCTGGAATTCTGCCGCGCAGTCTAAGACTGTTTCTTCGGATGGCGGCTTTTGGGAGCGGGGGGCTGACATGGATCCGATGGCGAAGACTTTGATTTCTGGCGTCGCCGGCGCGGCTCTGTGGCGTATGCGAGGCGGAGGCTTTTTCAGGACAGGAAATACTCAAGTGACCCGATTGCTTTCAACAGCTGGCTTTGCTGCTTTGGGTGCTTTTAATGGCGGACGCGATGGCTTGATTGCAGGAGCCCTCATGTTTCCATCGATGACGTTGGGTTACTGGCATACTTCGGATTCAGGAAGAGATGGCGATCGTTCTAAATGGACGGAAATCGCGATCATGTCAGGACGAGGTGTTTTACAAAC from the Bdellovibrio sp. ArHS genome contains:
- a CDS encoding TetR-like C-terminal domain-containing protein, whose protein sequence is MARPKGDSLTADEIVNRIISEMNLTTLDSLSMAEIAKCLGIKTPSLYSHFENLSDIKNQITLLGLRNMARDLEVSLQTPKENNDLKAFMKAYRKFAHLNPLLFNATQYGIRSRDPNVLKAAHRIVELAILALQEYRISQEYLIHAVRTLRSLLNGFINLELEGGFQRKENTDQSFTVLIDFTLSGLKAFK